A genomic region of Homalodisca vitripennis isolate AUS2020 unplaced genomic scaffold, UT_GWSS_2.1 ScUCBcl_6949;HRSCAF=14412, whole genome shotgun sequence contains the following coding sequences:
- the LOC124374001 gene encoding ankyrin repeat domain-containing protein SOWAHC-like, whose protein sequence is MMQGYTALHLAMQYGHEDIFNLLKDVYGANPAIRDWGGRKPRQYLTNKGHQRLRGHFQK, encoded by the exons ATGATGCAGGGGTATACCGCTCTTCACCTGGCCATGCAGTATGGTCATGAAGACATCTTTAATTTGCTCAAGGACGTTTATG GCGCCAACCCCGCGATTCGGGATTGGGGCGGACGCAAGCCACGTCAGTACCTGACCAACAAGGGACACCAGCGTCTCCGCGGACACTTTCAGAAGTGA